CTGAAGATACCCTGAGAAGAAGGGGTAAAATTTATTCCTGAAAGTGCTTCAGTGAGTTGATTGGTTGCACGCCTATTTATGAATACCGGTGTGAAGACTGGGGAAGGATAACCGAGTTTCTCAAAGGCGTTGGAAAGAGTGAAGTGGAAGCTTAAACGCTGTGGCAGCGAGCGACTGAGCAAGATGCCTTCTGGTGTCCTTTTGTATTCGGTGGTAATCTTTTTAGCTCGCAAAGTGACAGAACCTGTTGTGGCAGAGAGGAGAGGTGCAAAAAACCACCATGTTTAGGTGGTGGTAGCTGCGTAAGGTGAATGAAAACAGGAAAATTTTCTTTCACTCTTTTGGCTTTGCTGGTAGCGGGTAAAAGGGTTGCATTTCGCCCTGTTCGAGTTGTCTTCAGCAGCGTTATTTTATTGCTATCTCAAAAAAGGCAGGGTTCATAAAAGAGGCTTTTTAAATTGTTAAACTGTAATGGTGAGTGCTATGTTTACAAACACTTTAACTACAACAGGCGCTGATTCCTATAAAAGAGCAGTTTTGCTTTCCATCACGCTGGGTTCTTTTCTCACTCCCTTTATGGGTTCTTCTATCAACGTGGCCCTTCCCGCCATTGGAAAAGAATTTGCCATGGACGCAGTTTTGCTGGGCTGGATTCCCACAGCATACCTTTTGGCTGCAGCAGTGTTTATGGTTCCTTCGGGAAGGTTGGCTGATATATATGGGAGAAAGAAGATTTTTACCTGTGGTGTGCTGATTTATACCATCGCTTCTTTTCTCGCAGCAGTTTCTAATTCTCCTTTTTTGCTTATCGCCTTTCGAGTACTCCAGGGAACAGGTGGGGCAATGATATTCAGTACTGGAGTGGCCATTCTGACTTCGGTTTTTCCACCAGGAGAGCGGGGTAGAGCCCTGGGGATAAACACGGCGACCGTGTATCTGGGCCTTTCCTTAGGACCCTTTCTGGGAGGACTTCTGACCCAGTACCTGGGTTGGAGAAGCCTTTTCTGGCTGAACGTTGTCCTGGGTCTTTTGGTCATTGTTTTTACCCTGTGGAAGCTTAAGGATGAGTGGGCAGAAGCCCGGGGAGAAAAATTTGATTTTCTGGGTTCGTTGATTTATGCCTGTTTCCTGGTGGCATTGATATATGGCTTTTCTCTCCTTCCGGATACTTCTGGAGCCTGGTTGGTCCTGGCTGGTTCTTTGGGCTTTTTGGTGTTTGTGGTGTGGGAGATGAAGGTAGCTCACCCTGTTTTGGACGTGAATCTTTTCAGGAACAACACAGTGTTTGCTTTTTCCAATCTGGCAGCACTGATTAACTACAGTGCTACTGCCGCTTTGACCTTTCTTTTGAGCCTGTATCTCCAGTACATAAAAGGCTTCAATCCCCAGGGTGCAGGTTTAATCCTTGTAGCCCAGCCTGCGGTCATGGCCATCTTTTCGCCTTTTGCAGGCCGAATTTCTGATCGGGTTGAACCCCGAGTGGTGGCTTCAATGGGTATGGCCTTTACCGCTTTGGGGCTTTTCCTTTTTGCTTTTCTGGGCAATGCCACAGATCTTACTTTCATTGTGGCCAGCTTGCTGCTCCTGGGCTTTGGGTTTGCGCTTTTTTCCTCTCCCAACACCAATGCCATCATGAGTTCCGTTGAAAAAAAGTTCTACGGGGTGGCATCGGCCACTCTGGCTACCATGCGGCTTGTGGGGCAGATGCTCAGCATGGGAATTGCCATGTTGATTTTTGCAGTATTTATGGGAAGAGTCCAGATCACACCTGAACGCTATCCACTCTTTTTGACAAGTGTTAAAGTTGCTTTTATGGTTTTTGCCTCTCTTTGTGTTTTGGGTATATTTGCCTCTCTCGCCCGGGGCAACCTGCATGGTGGAGCTTGATACACTGTGGTTCTTTCTCTTTTACCGGTGCAGTTTTTTATCTTTTGAAAAACCGGGTTAGCAAATCTTATAGCCTGTTCTTTTTCTTGAGATAGGCTGCGCAGTAATCAATGGTGGCCCCTATCGCAGAATAGGGAGATACGTACGTAAAGGAATCTTCTTTGATGGTGGAAGGTATGCTGAACTTTGCTTTGCCAATCTCTTTTCCTTGCGGATTGTAGTAGCGCTCTTCTATGGCGAGGTAACCGTAGTTTTCGGGATTGAGGTAGACTTTTAAGATGGCATATTCTACATCGTAGTCATCGAGCAACCTTATTGTGTACTCGGTTCCGTCCTCTGTTTTGTAGCTGGCTTCGTCTGGCCAGGGTTCTTTGTTTGCGCAGGCAATTGCTTTGAAAAGCCTTTCTATCAGCTTTTTGGAATCTGTTCCCAGAACTCGCTTTATCTGGGTTTTGATAATTTTGAACTTGGTGAGGCTGATAACTTCAACAAACGATTTGTCAACGAAGAAGGTGTCTTCACTGTAGGTGCGGGCTACCATTTTCCATTCTGCAGGGAACGCTATACCCGATGCCATCAGCAGGATGATAACGCATAAAAGCATCAATAACTTTTTCTTGGCAGACACGCTGCATCTCTCCTTTCCTGATTTCTGTGATTGACACAAACTGAACGCTTTAGGTGGTGCTTTTATTGAGCATTTTGGCGTTTTAAGAGAAAAATCACTTTTTCGTTTGCCCTTCTTCTTTGATAGCAATTTTCCATTTACCGAGAGCATTTACCTGGAGATAGTAACTGCCTCCTTGAGGCTGGTATGATGAGCCACGTTTAGCATTGCCCAGAATGTCCACGTAATCTCCATCTTTGGTGCAAATGGTTATCATGAAAAAATTCCCTTCTGCTTGCCACTCGATAACCCACGCTCCGGTAACGGTGAAAGGTCTTGTGTTCTGGATACCTTCCCCCTCAAACACGATTTGGTCAGAGGTGACCGTTTGCTGTTCGGTTATTTCTGGGGGTTGCAGAAGTTTTTCTAATTCTGCAACTCGTTGTTCGAGCTGTTCAATGCGAGTAAGAAGCTCTTCTGTGGTTACCGCGTAAGCAGAGGAAAAGGTTATCAGCGTAAAGCACACAAAAAGCAAAAAACTGGCTAAGCGACGCATATAAACACCTCCTGCAAAGGTTTTTTTTAGGCAAGCTTCCACTCGCCGTAAACCTTCTCAAAGAGAATTAAGAAACGAGTTTCGCAGTCAGTTTTAAAGTACCACCCGTTGTAGTAGAAGTCTTTGCAAAAGTCGTGGTACATGGAGATCATGTTGACGTTGATGTATTCGTGGCCGTAAATGTCTGTTACTGTGTAGAAAACGTATGCGAATGGGTATTCTATACTGAGCCTCCAGAGGTCATTTGTATAATCGAACATGATTCCTCCTGGTTTGCAGTAAGATAGGGCTAAGGCAAAATTATTTGCGTTGAGGGCCTGATACCAGGCAAGGAGAAGGTTTTCGCAGATTTGAAAGTCGTTACTTGCTATGGTGAAAGTGGTGGTTGAAGTACTGCAACCAACAAGAGAAAATATGCCCATAACTGTTATTAAAATAAGCGCAAGAAGAACTTTACGATCGAACAATGTTCTCCTCTCCTTTTTGATGATTTGGGTTCATTATTGATTGTAAGTTTACGCAACGTCATTTAGTGTCGCCGTGATAAAAAATCGGTTTTTTCTGGTTCAAAAATTTTTGAAAGATCTGACGAATGAAGATTGGCTTGGAAGTTTTTACTTTTGAGTAAGTTGCTTGGGGTGGATAAGGAAGCTTTGGCTTGGGATTTCGAAGGCTCTTCCTTGTCTTCAGTTGGTATTAAACAAAATCTTGTTTGCTGACTGAGTATGTTTTTGATAAATTGGGTATAATTGCCTGGGAAGAAGATTTGCAAAGTAGAGCGCTGCCCATATTGGTAAAAACGTGATGGCAGTTTTGGCATTTTGGATTACAGCTTTTTGGTGAGGAGGCTGTTTGATGGAGTGGTATCAAAAGGATATAAATGCGGTTTTTAAAGAGCTTAACACTGGTCCTGCAGGACTTTCGCAGGAAGAGGCGCAGAAAAGGCTTGCTCAGTACGGAGCGAACGAAATAAAAGAGGGGAAAAGACGTACTGCTTTTGAAATGTTTCTCGATCAGTTCAAGGACTTCATGATTATGGTCCTTATTGCAGCTGCGTTTGTATCAGGCATCATTGGTGAACCTCAGGATACCATTGCCATCATCGTGATTGTTATCATCAATGCAATCATAGGCTTCGTTCAGGAATACCGGGCCGAAAAAGCTATAGCAGCTTTGAAAAAGATGGCTGCGCCGGGAGCAGTAGTTATTCGGGATGGAATGTTGCAGAGCATTCCAGCCTCTCAGGTGGTGCCCGGTGACATTGTACTCCTTGAAGCGGGAAAAATCGTGCCTGCCGATATGCGGCTTATGGAAGTTGCCCAGTTAAAGGTTGATGAATCAGCTCTCACCGGTGAGTCAGTCCCGGTTGAGAAGATGGAGGAACCCCTACCGGAGGAGAATCTCCCCCTTGGTGACAGAAAAAACATGGCCTACAAGGGAACCATCGTAACTTACGGGAGAGGCAGAGGTGTGGTGGTGGCCACCGGGATGAACACTGAGTTGGGGAAAATCGCCACCATGCTCCAAGAGGAAGAAGAAACCAAAACACCCCTTCAAAAGAGACTCGCTGCTTTTGGAAAAAGGCTGGCAATTGCCATTCTGGGGATTTGTGGCATTGTCTTTGTGACTGGTATTCTGAGAGGGGAAAATCCGTTTCTGATGCTCCTTACTTCCATATCCCTTGCTGTGGCAGCAATTCCTGAAGCACTCCCGGCAGTGGTGACCATTGCTCTGGCTCTGACTGCAAAGAACATGGTCAAGCGCAACGCGCTTATCCGGAAATTGCCTGCGGTGGAAACCCTGGGTTCGGTAACCTACATCTGTACCGATAAAACAGGAACCCTTACCCTCAACAGAATGCATGTTGAAGAAATTTGGGTTGATGGAAAGGTGCTGAAGGTAGAAGACGTTAAAGAAGATAACGGGAGTGCCAACGGTCTGTTCCCAGAGCTTTTCATAGCTCTTGCCCTAAGTAACGATGCTCAGGTGGACAGTTCTGGAAAAGTGCTTGGTGACCCCACAGAAACTGCGCTCTACAGCTTGGCAAGGAAATTTGGGTTTGATAAAACCGCCCTTGAACGGGAGTTTGCCCGGGTGTCAGAAATACCCTTTGATTCCGAACGCAAATGCATGACCACTATACATGAGGTCAGTCAGGGAGAGCCAGAAAGCGTGGAAATCGTTTTTGGTGATGGGGTGAGCTTTGTTTCCTTCACCAAAGGTGCGATTGAAAACCTGATTGAGAAATCTCAAAACACGCTGACTTCTCAGGGCTTGCGACCTGTGGACAAGGAGGAAATTCTTCGGGTGGCAGAAGACATGGCTTCCCGGGGCCTGCGAGTCCTGGGCATTGCTATGAGAAAATGGCGTACCCTTCCTGAACAGGTTGAGGAAAGAGTTGTTGAGGCCGAACTCACACTTTTGGGCCTTGTGGGCATGATAGATCCTCCCCGGGAAGAAGTCAAAGAAGCCATACGCCTTTGCAAGGCAGCAGGAATTAAGCCGGTGATGATAACTGGTGACCATCCGCTCACTGCCAAAGCCATTGCAGAGAGGTTGGGAATTCTTGATGGAAATACAGAAGAAGCAGTGATTACCGGGGCAGAGCTTGAAAGGTTGTCGCTTGAGGAATTCGAGGAGCGGGTTGAGCACATTCGGGTTTATGCGCGAGTGGCGCCTGAGCAAAAGTTGAAGATTGTGAGAGCCCTGCAGGATAAAGGCCAGTTTGTGGCTATGACTGGAGATGGCGTGAATGATGCGCCAGCTCTGAAGCGAGCAGACATCGGAGTGGCTATGGGGATTACTGGCACCGATGTTGCCAAGGAAGCCTCGGACCTGATTCTCCTTGACGATAATTTTGCCACTATCGTTAACGCGGTGAAAGAAGGGAGAAGGATATTTGACAACATCAAGAAATTCATACGCTACACGATGACCAGTAACGCCGGAGAGATATGGACCATATTCCTGGCTCCCTTTTTTGGGCTTCCGGTGCCCCTTTTGCCAATTCACATCCTCTGGATTAACCTGGTTACCGATGGTCTTCCCGGTCTTGCTCTGGCCGGAGAACCTGCAGAAAAAGACGTTATGAACAGGCCTCCACGGCATCCCAAAGAAAGCATATTTGCTCACGGATTAGGCTTTCAGATTATCTGGGTCGGCCTGCTTATGGGATTGATATCCATTTTTACCCAGGCCTGGTCCATTAAAACAGGCCATGCTCACTGGCAGACCATGGTCTTTACCGTGCTTTGCTTGAGCCAGATGGGTAATGTACTTGCCATGAGGTCAGAGAAGGAGTCTTTCTTTAAGCAGGGTCCTCTTTCCAATAAACCCCTCCTGGGTGCTTTTATCCTTACTTTCATTTTGCAGATGGCAACTATATACGTTCCTTTCCTGAGGCCGATTTTCAAAACGGCTCCGCTTACTGCGGGAGAATTACTGCTGACCTTGCTGCTTTCAAGCGTTGTTTTCTTTGCTGTTGAGATTGAGAAGTTATTTAAACGGCGGAAGGCAGCAGTTAGAGGTTGAAGGGTTAGGGAGCAACGTTCT
This portion of the Thermatribacter velox genome encodes:
- a CDS encoding MFS transporter, producing MVSAMFTNTLTTTGADSYKRAVLLSITLGSFLTPFMGSSINVALPAIGKEFAMDAVLLGWIPTAYLLAAAVFMVPSGRLADIYGRKKIFTCGVLIYTIASFLAAVSNSPFLLIAFRVLQGTGGAMIFSTGVAILTSVFPPGERGRALGINTATVYLGLSLGPFLGGLLTQYLGWRSLFWLNVVLGLLVIVFTLWKLKDEWAEARGEKFDFLGSLIYACFLVALIYGFSLLPDTSGAWLVLAGSLGFLVFVVWEMKVAHPVLDVNLFRNNTVFAFSNLAALINYSATAALTFLLSLYLQYIKGFNPQGAGLILVAQPAVMAIFSPFAGRISDRVEPRVVASMGMAFTALGLFLFAFLGNATDLTFIVASLLLLGFGFALFSSPNTNAIMSSVEKKFYGVASATLATMRLVGQMLSMGIAMLIFAVFMGRVQITPERYPLFLTSVKVAFMVFASLCVLGIFASLARGNLHGGA
- a CDS encoding calcium-translocating P-type ATPase, PMCA-type, which codes for MEWYQKDINAVFKELNTGPAGLSQEEAQKRLAQYGANEIKEGKRRTAFEMFLDQFKDFMIMVLIAAAFVSGIIGEPQDTIAIIVIVIINAIIGFVQEYRAEKAIAALKKMAAPGAVVIRDGMLQSIPASQVVPGDIVLLEAGKIVPADMRLMEVAQLKVDESALTGESVPVEKMEEPLPEENLPLGDRKNMAYKGTIVTYGRGRGVVVATGMNTELGKIATMLQEEEETKTPLQKRLAAFGKRLAIAILGICGIVFVTGILRGENPFLMLLTSISLAVAAIPEALPAVVTIALALTAKNMVKRNALIRKLPAVETLGSVTYICTDKTGTLTLNRMHVEEIWVDGKVLKVEDVKEDNGSANGLFPELFIALALSNDAQVDSSGKVLGDPTETALYSLARKFGFDKTALEREFARVSEIPFDSERKCMTTIHEVSQGEPESVEIVFGDGVSFVSFTKGAIENLIEKSQNTLTSQGLRPVDKEEILRVAEDMASRGLRVLGIAMRKWRTLPEQVEERVVEAELTLLGLVGMIDPPREEVKEAIRLCKAAGIKPVMITGDHPLTAKAIAERLGILDGNTEEAVITGAELERLSLEEFEERVEHIRVYARVAPEQKLKIVRALQDKGQFVAMTGDGVNDAPALKRADIGVAMGITGTDVAKEASDLILLDDNFATIVNAVKEGRRIFDNIKKFIRYTMTSNAGEIWTIFLAPFFGLPVPLLPIHILWINLVTDGLPGLALAGEPAEKDVMNRPPRHPKESIFAHGLGFQIIWVGLLMGLISIFTQAWSIKTGHAHWQTMVFTVLCLSQMGNVLAMRSEKESFFKQGPLSNKPLLGAFILTFILQMATIYVPFLRPIFKTAPLTAGELLLTLLLSSVVFFAVEIEKLFKRRKAAVRG